A stretch of Phragmites australis chromosome 12, lpPhrAust1.1, whole genome shotgun sequence DNA encodes these proteins:
- the LOC133886879 gene encoding signal recognition particle subunit SRP54, chloroplastic-like: MEATVFALSSPHAAVRRSPARPTVSSTRLRRFCTGSLHLHESWSPALRALSASSPGRRGRRRGSGLVVRAEMFGQLTTGLESAWNKLRGVDVLTKENIAEPMRDIRRALLEADVSFPVVRRFVSFVSEKALGAGTIRGVRPDQQLVKIVHDELVQLMGREVSDLVFAKGGPTVILLAGLQGVGKTTICAKLAFYLKKLGKSCMLVAADVYRPAAIDQLTILGKQVGVTVYSEGTEAKPPQITRNAVEEAKSKNIDAIVVDTAGRLQIDKAMMDELKEVKRAVNPTEILLVVDAMTGQEAAALVTTFNIEIGITGAILTKLDGDSRGGAALSVKEVSGKPIKFVGRGERLEDLELFYPDRMAQRVLGMGDVLSFVEKAQEVMRQEEAVELQKKIMSAKFDFNDFLKQSQNVAKMGSMSRVIGMIPGMNKLTPAQIREAEKRLSFVESMINAMTAEEREKPELLAESRERRIKVAEESGKTEQEVSQLVAQLFQMRAQMQKLMGMVQGQEAISGMGDLMDSLKADEKAPPGTARRKRRHGEQRQRDLDAVLS, from the exons ATGGAGGCCACCGTGTTCGCGCTCTCCTCGCCCCACGCCGCCGTCCGCCGCTCGCCGGCGAGGCCTACCGTCTCCTCTACTCGTCTCCGCCGCTTCTGCACAGGCTCCCTACACCTCCACGAGTCCTGGAGCCCCGCCTTGCGCGCCCTCTCCGCCTCCTCACCG GGGCGGAGGGGACGGAGGAGGGGGAGCGGGCTGGTCGTGCGGGCGGAGATGTTCGGGCAGCTCACCACGGGGCTCGAGTCCGCCTGGAACAAGCTGCGCGGCGTCG ACGTGCTAACAAAGGAAAATATTGCCGAACCAATGCGGGACATTAGAAGAGCACTTCTGGAAGCAGAT GTTAGTTTTCCAGTCGTGAGACGGTTTGTTTCGTTTGTTAGTGAAAAGGCTTTAGGTGCAGGTACTATCAGAGGAGTCCGACCAGACCAGCAATTAGTGAAG ATTGTGCATGATGAACTTGTACAACTGATGGGTAGAGAAGTATCAGATCTGGTATTTGCAAAAGGTGGCCCGACAGTTATCTTACTGGCAGGTCTACAAGGTGTTGGGAAGACTACTATTTGCGCAAAGCTTGCGTTCTATTTGAAGAAACTG GGGAAGAGCTGTATGCTGGTTGCTGCAGATGTTTACAGGCCTGCCGCAATTGATCAACTCACTATACTGGGTAAACAG GTGGGTGTGACAGTTTACTCAGAAGGAACTGAAGCCAAACCACCACAAATAACCAGAAATGCTGTGGAAGAGGCAAAAAGCAAAAATATTGATGCCATTGTGGTGGATACTGCTGGAAGACTGCAG ATTGATAAAGCGATGATGGATGAATTGAAAGAAGTAAAGAGGGCAGTTAATCCCACAGAAATTCTGCTTGTTGTTGACGCCATGACtggtcaagaagctgcag CACTGGTCACTACCTTCAATATCGAGATTGGTATCACTGGTGCTATACTGACTAAATTGGATGGTGATTCCAGGGGTGGAGCTGCACTAAGTGTTAAAGAG GTCTCTGGGAAGCCCATCAAATTTGTAGGGCGAGGGGAACGATTGGAGGACCTTGAGCTTTTCTATCCTGATCGCATGGCACAGCGAGTTTTGGGAATGGGAGACGTACTTTCATTTGTTGAAAAAGCACAAGAAGTC ATGAGGCAAGAAGAAGCTGTAGAATTGCAGAAGAAGATCATGAGTGCAAAATTTGACTTCAATGACTTCTTAAAGCAATCTCAAAATGTTGCGAAAATGGGTTCCATGAGCCGCGTAATTGGAATGATTCCAGGCATGAACAAG CTTACTCCTGCACAAATACGGGAAGCTGAGAAAAGACTTTCATTCGTGGAGTCAATGATCAATGCAATGACTGCTG AGGAAAGGGAGAAGCCAGAGTTACTGGCTGAATCACGCGAGAGGAGGATAAAAGTGGCTGAGGAGTCTGGGAAGACCGAACAAGAG GTGAGCCAACTGGTTGCCCAGCTTTTCCAAATGCGTGCTCAGATGCAGAAATTGATGGGTATGGTGCAAGGACAAGAAGCAATATCAGGCATGGGAGATCTCATGGACTCACTTAAAGCTGACGAGAAG GCACCTCCTGGCACTGCACGGCGGAAGAGGAGGCACGGTGAGCAGAGGCAAAGGGATCTGGATGCAGTTTTAAGCTAA
- the LOC133886711 gene encoding protein NCA1-like isoform X1 — MKSNRSSGGVCPVKSDKNISGVCPVTGKNHGAEHQGSTGNAEEQSADPRMVPAKCPFGYDSGTFKLGPLSCMICQALLHECSRCKPCSHKFCKACVSRFKDCPLCGANIEGTEPNSDLQALVDCFIDGHARIKRSHTAGDAEVLDGKKKVIYEDVSMERGAFLVQQAMRAFRAQNIGSAKSRLSMCAEDIREELKSSEDNLDLRSQLGAVLGMLGNCCRTLGDAPSAITYYEESAEFLSKLPTKDLELVHTLSVSLNKIGDLHYYDGDLQSARSYYARSLDVRRNAVKEHSAVASQVIDLATSLAKVADVDRNVGNESAAVQGFEEAIQCLEKLKLDSEKASLEQRRLSVLSFLHKQLADK, encoded by the exons ATGAAATCCAACAGGAGCAGCGGCGGCGTATGCCCTGTTAAATCTGATAAGAACATCAGCGGCGTGTGCCCTGTCACCGGGAAGAATCACGGTGCTGAGCACCAGGGCAGCACCGGCAATGCCGAAGAGCAGAGCGCCGATCCTCGAATGGTGCCGGCAAAATGCCCATTCGGCTATGACTCTGGCACGTTCAAGCTGGGTCCCCTCAGCTGTATGATCTGCCAGGCGCTTCTCCACGAATGCAGCAGATGCAAGCCGTGCTCCCATAAATTCTGCAA GGCATGTGTATCGCGCTTTAAGGACTGCCCGTTGTGTGGTGCTAACATAGAGGGCACCGAACCCAATTCTGATCTTCAGGCCCTTGTCGATTGCTTTATTGATGGCCATGCCCGAATAAAAAGATCACACACTGCGGGGGATGCGGAAGTATTGGATGGCAAGAAAAAGGTGATTTATGAGGATGTTTCTATGGAGAGGGGAGCTTTTTTGGTGCAACAAGCTATGAGG GCTTTCCGTGCTCAGAACATTGGAAGTGCAAAATCGAGGCTCAGTATGTGTGCAGAAGACATTAGGGAGGAGTTGAAATCTTCAGAAGATAATCTAGACCTGCGTTCTCAGCTTGGAGCTGTTTTAGGAATGCTTGGGAACTGCTG TCGGACCTTGGGAGATGCTCCTTCAGCAATTACTTACTACGAAGAAAGTGCCGAGTTCCTCTCGAAATTGCCCACAAAGGATCTTGAG TTGGTCCATACTCTCTCGGTTTCACTAAATAAAATTGGAGACCTTCACTACTATGACGGGGACCTGCAATCTGCTCGAAGTTATTATGCCCGTTCATTGGATGTTCGCAGAAATGCAGTAAAAGAACACTCAGCAGTGGCCTCCCAG GTAATTGATCTAGCAACTTCTCTTGCCAAAGTTGCGGATGTGGATAGAAATGTTGGGAATGAAAGTGCAGCAGTCCAGGGTTTTGAGGAAGCAATTCAATGCCTTGAGAAGTTGAAGCTGGATTCTGAGAAAGCCAGTCTTGAACAGAGG CGCCTCTCTGTTTTAAGCTTTCTACACAAACAATTGGCAGATAAGTAA
- the LOC133886711 gene encoding protein NCA1-like isoform X3, with protein MKSNRSSGGVCPVKSDKNISGVCPVTGKNHGAEHQGSTGNAEEQSADPRMVPAKCPFGYDSGTFKLGPLSCMICQALLHECSRCKPCSHKFCKACVSRFKDCPLCGANIEGTEPNSDLQALVDCFIDGHARIKRSHTAGDAEVLDGKKKVIYEDVSMERGAFLVQQAMRAFRAQNIGSAKSRLSMCAEDIREELKSSEDNLDLRSQLGAVLGMLGNCCRTLGDAPSAITYYEESAEFLSKLPTKDLELVHTLSVSLNKIGDLHYYDGDLQSARSYYARSLDVRRNAVKEHSAVASQNSMMTDIMWTSVENHFRYDMKSWGLHLEEVFRVHVQGDYINN; from the exons ATGAAATCCAACAGGAGCAGCGGCGGCGTATGCCCTGTTAAATCTGATAAGAACATCAGCGGCGTGTGCCCTGTCACCGGGAAGAATCACGGTGCTGAGCACCAGGGCAGCACCGGCAATGCCGAAGAGCAGAGCGCCGATCCTCGAATGGTGCCGGCAAAATGCCCATTCGGCTATGACTCTGGCACGTTCAAGCTGGGTCCCCTCAGCTGTATGATCTGCCAGGCGCTTCTCCACGAATGCAGCAGATGCAAGCCGTGCTCCCATAAATTCTGCAA GGCATGTGTATCGCGCTTTAAGGACTGCCCGTTGTGTGGTGCTAACATAGAGGGCACCGAACCCAATTCTGATCTTCAGGCCCTTGTCGATTGCTTTATTGATGGCCATGCCCGAATAAAAAGATCACACACTGCGGGGGATGCGGAAGTATTGGATGGCAAGAAAAAGGTGATTTATGAGGATGTTTCTATGGAGAGGGGAGCTTTTTTGGTGCAACAAGCTATGAGG GCTTTCCGTGCTCAGAACATTGGAAGTGCAAAATCGAGGCTCAGTATGTGTGCAGAAGACATTAGGGAGGAGTTGAAATCTTCAGAAGATAATCTAGACCTGCGTTCTCAGCTTGGAGCTGTTTTAGGAATGCTTGGGAACTGCTG TCGGACCTTGGGAGATGCTCCTTCAGCAATTACTTACTACGAAGAAAGTGCCGAGTTCCTCTCGAAATTGCCCACAAAGGATCTTGAG TTGGTCCATACTCTCTCGGTTTCACTAAATAAAATTGGAGACCTTCACTACTATGACGGGGACCTGCAATCTGCTCGAAGTTATTATGCCCGTTCATTGGATGTTCGCAGAAATGCAGTAAAAGAACACTCAGCAGTGGCCTCCCAG AACAGCATGATGACTGACATCATGTGGACCAGCGTGGAGAATCACTTCAGATATGATATGAAGAGCTGGGGTTTGCATCTTGAAGAGGTGTTCCGTGTACATGTCCAAGGCGATTATATCAATAATTGA
- the LOC133886711 gene encoding protein NCA1-like isoform X4, which yields MKSNRSSGGVCPVKSDKNISGVCPVTGKNHGAEHQGSTGNAEEQSADPRMVPAKCPFGYDSGTFKLGPLSCMICQALLHECSRCKPCSHKFCKACVSRFKDCPLCGANIEGTEPNSDLQALVDCFIDGHARIKRSHTAGDAEVLDGKKKVIYEDVSMERGAFLVQQAMRAFRAQNIGSAKSRLSMCAEDIREELKSSEDNLDLRSQLGAVLGMLGNCCRTLGDAPSAITYYEESAEFLSKLPTKDLELVHTLSVSLNKIGDLHYYDGDLQSARSYYARSLDVRRNAVKEHSAVASQHDD from the exons ATGAAATCCAACAGGAGCAGCGGCGGCGTATGCCCTGTTAAATCTGATAAGAACATCAGCGGCGTGTGCCCTGTCACCGGGAAGAATCACGGTGCTGAGCACCAGGGCAGCACCGGCAATGCCGAAGAGCAGAGCGCCGATCCTCGAATGGTGCCGGCAAAATGCCCATTCGGCTATGACTCTGGCACGTTCAAGCTGGGTCCCCTCAGCTGTATGATCTGCCAGGCGCTTCTCCACGAATGCAGCAGATGCAAGCCGTGCTCCCATAAATTCTGCAA GGCATGTGTATCGCGCTTTAAGGACTGCCCGTTGTGTGGTGCTAACATAGAGGGCACCGAACCCAATTCTGATCTTCAGGCCCTTGTCGATTGCTTTATTGATGGCCATGCCCGAATAAAAAGATCACACACTGCGGGGGATGCGGAAGTATTGGATGGCAAGAAAAAGGTGATTTATGAGGATGTTTCTATGGAGAGGGGAGCTTTTTTGGTGCAACAAGCTATGAGG GCTTTCCGTGCTCAGAACATTGGAAGTGCAAAATCGAGGCTCAGTATGTGTGCAGAAGACATTAGGGAGGAGTTGAAATCTTCAGAAGATAATCTAGACCTGCGTTCTCAGCTTGGAGCTGTTTTAGGAATGCTTGGGAACTGCTG TCGGACCTTGGGAGATGCTCCTTCAGCAATTACTTACTACGAAGAAAGTGCCGAGTTCCTCTCGAAATTGCCCACAAAGGATCTTGAG TTGGTCCATACTCTCTCGGTTTCACTAAATAAAATTGGAGACCTTCACTACTATGACGGGGACCTGCAATCTGCTCGAAGTTATTATGCCCGTTCATTGGATGTTCGCAGAAATGCAGTAAAAGAACACTCAGCAGTGGCCTCCCAG CATGATGACTGA
- the LOC133886711 gene encoding protein NCA1-like isoform X2, translated as MKSNRSSGGVCPVKSDKNISGVCPVTGKNHGAEHQGSTGNAEEQSADPRMVPAKCPFGYDSGTFKLGPLSCMICQALLHECSRCKPCSHKFCKACVSRFKDCPLCGANIEGTEPNSDLQALVDCFIDGHARIKRSHTAGDAEVLDGKKKVIYEDVSMERGAFLVQQAMRAFRAQNIGSAKSRLSMCAEDIREELKSSEDNLDLRSQLGAVLGMLGNCCRTLGDAPSAITYYEESAEFLSKLPTKDLELVHTLSVSLNKIGDLHYYDGDLQSARSYYARSLDVRRNAVKEHSAVASQLEISPSPTTLNEGNSFLSHWASTALALEENFGLRDDTEWLQLVHFI; from the exons ATGAAATCCAACAGGAGCAGCGGCGGCGTATGCCCTGTTAAATCTGATAAGAACATCAGCGGCGTGTGCCCTGTCACCGGGAAGAATCACGGTGCTGAGCACCAGGGCAGCACCGGCAATGCCGAAGAGCAGAGCGCCGATCCTCGAATGGTGCCGGCAAAATGCCCATTCGGCTATGACTCTGGCACGTTCAAGCTGGGTCCCCTCAGCTGTATGATCTGCCAGGCGCTTCTCCACGAATGCAGCAGATGCAAGCCGTGCTCCCATAAATTCTGCAA GGCATGTGTATCGCGCTTTAAGGACTGCCCGTTGTGTGGTGCTAACATAGAGGGCACCGAACCCAATTCTGATCTTCAGGCCCTTGTCGATTGCTTTATTGATGGCCATGCCCGAATAAAAAGATCACACACTGCGGGGGATGCGGAAGTATTGGATGGCAAGAAAAAGGTGATTTATGAGGATGTTTCTATGGAGAGGGGAGCTTTTTTGGTGCAACAAGCTATGAGG GCTTTCCGTGCTCAGAACATTGGAAGTGCAAAATCGAGGCTCAGTATGTGTGCAGAAGACATTAGGGAGGAGTTGAAATCTTCAGAAGATAATCTAGACCTGCGTTCTCAGCTTGGAGCTGTTTTAGGAATGCTTGGGAACTGCTG TCGGACCTTGGGAGATGCTCCTTCAGCAATTACTTACTACGAAGAAAGTGCCGAGTTCCTCTCGAAATTGCCCACAAAGGATCTTGAG TTGGTCCATACTCTCTCGGTTTCACTAAATAAAATTGGAGACCTTCACTACTATGACGGGGACCTGCAATCTGCTCGAAGTTATTATGCCCGTTCATTGGATGTTCGCAGAAATGCAGTAAAAGAACACTCAGCAGTGGCCTCCCAG CTGGAGATAAGCCCAAGCCCAACTAC TCTAAATGAAGGCAACTCTTTCTTATCACATTGGGCAAGTACAGCTCTTGCCCTTGAAGAGAATTTTGGCCTACGCGATGACACTGAGTGGCTACAACTCGTCCATTTCATCTGA